The Amphiura filiformis chromosome 1, Afil_fr2py, whole genome shotgun sequence nucleotide sequence GTAATGGTAGATAATCAAgttagatttaaactgtcattcaacacaacataatattatattgagatagttacctcaatatttcgatgtgtacaacacacatcctcatcaggaggactccaatgatgaactgatggagttgaatgtcctgctctcgacctttgatgtcctttctattgatcggattagggcattatataatgaagggaGCTCAAGTCCTTGATCACGGTTGAGTGCTGGAGTGTGTTTTCTGATTTGAAGGGCCTCCCGCACCAGGCGGGGGTATTCTCTGTCTTCACGATTCAAAACCTTGACATTATCCCAATCAATTTGGTGATGAGTATCTGTACTGTGTTCAGACACGGCAGATGGTGTCCTGTGGGagctctcgacctttgatgtcctttctattgatcggattagggcattatataatgaagggaGCTCAAGTCCTTGATCACGGTTGAGTGCTGGACTGTGTTTTCTGATTTGAAGGGTTGtgttgttttgtgttgttttgGATAGAGAACAGTATGATCAAAAACTTAGCACATTATTGAGTGATACAAAAACCTACCATaagcagttagcaacctggacaaccgattcttttgttatgcaaggctcactcagtcatttaatgaggcaatacaaacgatcgaatttggtgttgaaatgagctaaattttgagttacaccttttcaatgtaaaatttattttctcggccaaatgaaaagcaatcattttcattttttcagtaaatgtcaggaaaaattgtagtgcttgatactgtatttttttttcaaattctagtgttaaacttaggcgtgaaatttagtcatttagtgtaagattttcgattttaataggcttaaactctgcccgcgagccttttttggatcaaccttttagcttttcaaagtaagatagttcgctaatgaaggatttttcccaactttctaacgcacatcaccgtgagcgatatatcatagttttgtcagaatttccgttttgatttcaccatctttcactgtcggctgaaaaatttcaaaatcaacccgtgaaatctaaggctagtactagcattgtggatcgatatccctgggtttaataggaataccggcatggctatagtgttgccagaacttcaatatagcaaagaaattcccaaaCCTATCGCGcccctactgatcatgtttaaccagaacacccaattggggatttaatcgctggtcgggcaatttgctttcaatgaaacattgacctggataacaacaaaggaaatatcgactatttctgctggttgctctcgagagtttgacattttcggagcatgaatggaaaaagggtaaaacaaaaacggaaattctgacaaaactataacatatagacccacacgatgtgctttacagaggtgggaaatatctttctttagcaaactatattagtttgagacgctaaaacatgaattccgtaaaaagctcgcaggcaaattcaaggcctataaaaatcaaaatatcacactaaaagacacaatttgatgcttaattttaacaccaggattttttaaaaatgtatatccaagcaccaagtttttaactgacattactgaagaaaaaaaattattgctttatatttgaccgagaaaattaatttcatagcaaaaaggtgtatctctgaattgtgctgatttttacatgtatcgaccgacttttagcgcgactaagcatttctaaagaattggttgtccaggcggctgacTGTAAGCTCAATAAAGACCCTGCCAAATCTCATCAAGCCAAACTCATTAAGTTACTGAAAGACTTTAAGAAATCCGGCAACCTTAGTGAAAAGCAATATAACAAGCTTTACCCTACCGCATGTTGTGTGCCCCAATTCTATGGACTTCCAAAAATACACAAGAAGGGAGCCTCATTGCGGCCAATCGTTTCTAGCATTAATTCGGTACACTACGAATCTGGCAAGTTACTAGCAAATATTTTGTCTGCAGTAGTAGGGAAATCAGATCATCACATCAAAAATAGTGAAGACTTTGTTACTCGCATTAAGGATCTTCGTATTGAATCAGACGAAATCCTTGTATCCTATGATGTGTCCTCTTTGTTTACGTGCATTCCGGTTAACAACGCTATCTAAGTAGtttcagatttatttatttatttattagatcttattttcctggggaaaccctatcagtgtgaacactgtttttcatgggtgcccaggggtcaaacaaaatacgtCAAAATGGATTCTTCCTGGAAAAGTAAAACAGGTCTTTCCGCTGATCAGGTAATTGAGCTATTACAACTCTATCTCAGTAGCGCCTATTTTGTAGCCCAAGGAGAGTTTTTATCAACAATGGGAGGGTTGAGGGGCTATGAAGGGCTCTGCGAGCCCAGTTATCGCAAACCTGTTCATGGAGTATTTTGAAACTAAATGCTTGAAAACTCCACTATTAAACCTAAGATCTGGTTACGATATGTGGATGACACATTTGTGATACTACGTAAAGCAGAGACAGAATCTTTCTTCCAATTCATCAACGACCAAAACCCACATATCAGATTCACGTGTGAGCCAGAAGCAAACAGACATCTTGCCTTTCTTGATACAAAAATCACTAGGAAAGAAAGCGGTTCACTGGACGTCACAATTTACCGGAAACCTACACACACCGACCAATATCTTCACTTCAACATTCATCATCCGATCTCTCATAAACTTAGTGTCATAAGAACTCTCACTCACAGAGCTAATACCGCTGTCACCGATCCCGAAGAAAGGGAAAAGGAGATTGAACATATCAAGGGTGCGCTTGGAAATTGTGGGTACCGCCAGTGGGCTTTTGACCTTTCCACCAGTCGAAATAAACCCCCCACTCAAAATTCCAACCCTCCGGAACCAACATCTGACATCCCTCAACCAAGCAACAAGACTTTCATCACACTACCCTTTCTGGATGGCATCTCGCAAAAACTTCAGCGTATATTCAAAACCTACGGGGTAGCCACCAGCTTTAAACCCCACACGACTTTTCGCAAAATCCTTGTCACCTAAGGACCCAGTTCCAATTGAAAAACGCTGTGGCTGCATATACCAGATTAACTGCACCGAATGCACAAAATCTTACATCGGACAGTCTGGAAGACAACTGGGACAGAGACTTAAAGAACATAAGTCCACTGCTCCCAGCAGGACACCATCTGCCGTGTCTGAACACAGTACAGATACTCATCACCAAATTGACTGGGATAATGTCAAGGTTTTGAATCGTGAAGACAGAGAATACCCCCGCCTGGTGCGGGAGGCCCTTCAAATCAGAAAACAAACTCCAGCACTCAACCGTGATCAAGGACTTGAGCtcccttcattatataatgccctaatccgatcaatagaaaggacatcaaaggtcgagagcaggacattcaactccatcagtgCATCATTGGAGtcctcctgatgaggatgtgtgttgtacacatcgaaatattgaggtaactatCTCAATATATGTTGTGTTGAATGAGTTTGCTCTACCAATATAGTTTTAGATATTGATGGAAAAAAagtgttttgagaacaaagaagttGCTAATCATTTCAACAAATTCTTTACTGGAATTGCTGCCAAACTTGTTGGTGAGCTACCTGAGCCATGTGGTCTTTATGACGTTAACTCCAACAGGCTCCAAAGCTATTACAGTCATATCAGGAATGGTAGGTCTACGATCAGCCATCCAGATATTTAACCAGGCCTTGCCTCAGAAACAGTTGGTTGCGCAGCAATTTCAGCAGCAGCAGTCCCCTCCCCTCGTCCAGCCGCTGTTTCCACCATTGTCACCAAGCCTCCTCTGGTTCCGCACGAAGATCGAGCAGGAGTCGGCAGGCGGTGGAACAGGCGCAGCCGTAGGGGTGGGCGAGGCAGGGGTGACGATGGCGGTCGCGACGACCCATCCGCTTTTGGCAGATGTGGTCGGGGGAAACATAATTTGACCtctgcagtacttaaacctggttaataggaaattactccagcaaaatcaatcgataaagtctagtctatcctccacatttaAAAATGGTatactgcacttatgcccaaatatggcacttcccaatcaataatcacccatttgaaatcccctgactcgctgcactgaccaaagttatggacagacaTGACAGATGTGAGagctatttttgctgttatctgtcatttacatatcagggaagtacgaacatttgcagatgccccacctactcagtttttagcctacataaTATACATTGtccttgattgacagcaagtacaaaaaatatccgtcaagtggtttagccccgggggtcactcgaatatgaaagtgacgtacctgtgcccaccagcgtacgaaactaggggtctatcggtgtagaaaaattcagaaaaaagggggtcattcggtgttggcaatgtcaaaaatggggtgattttgtatgggagcgcccaaaatttcacatcattgacaatcaaggCAGGCGGTGGAACAGGCGCAGCCGTAGGGGTGGGCGAGGAAGGGGTGACGATGGCGGTCGCGACGACCCATCCGCTTTTGGCAGATGTGGTCGGGGGAAACATGATTCGACctgtacttaaacctggttaataggaaattactccagcaaaatcaatcgataaagtctagtctatcctccacatggaatgatggactgcacttatgcccaaatatggcacttcccaatcaataatcacccatttgaaatcccctgactcgctgcactgaccaaagttatggacagacatgacagatgtgggagctgtttttgctgttatctgtcatttacatatcagggaagtacgaacatttgcagatgccccacctactcagtttttagcctacatgtatacattatccttgattgacagcaagtacaaaaaatatccgtcaagtggtttagctcgggggtttagctttaatgcccttcggaagagagcggtctacaagtgagtgatagtcactaaaagttacattcgatttacacagggaattttgcaggcatgccgtgcccttccttactaaaacaccaaagtgcgaatatttctaaatatctaaattagctaaaaatttaggacatgttacaaaactatattttctagaatttcagagagtacaacaaATATttgccggttattttcacacagtgacgatGCAATGGCCTATTaaacctctaacatacactgtttgtagaggtcacaggtCAATGGTgcgagcactgtgtattgtatataggaaaatgaacagtaactgcagtatgacttaCCTCTCGGACAATTGTGTTCATCTGAGTAGTCGCCACAATCATTTTCTCCATCACATTGTTGCTGTCCTGGTATGCAACGTCCACTGTAACAACGAAATTCCGATAATTCCGAGCAAACCCTTTCTCCTTCTTGAACTGTAAGATTGGTGAGATTTATGACAATTACACGTATTATCGATACAACAGATGCTTATTGATGTTCaaagattaaccctaacactcctCAATTCTACAAAATATTGTTACCGCTGAAGAAGATGGATTTAGCGAGTAACGGGCAGGTTCTTTCAGAGGAGCAAGTACCGATGAAAAACACACACAGAGAGTACTAATTATGAAGTTAATAGATATTTATTCGGCCGGTGTTGATTTTCTTTGCTGAACACAAATGTTCTTGATGATAAATAAAAACAGTAAGTCTTGATTCAGATGatggtgagagagagagagaagaacaCGTTCTTCTTCGTCTGGTGGTCACAAATCAAAGACACTGGGATCTCCCTGATTTTTCAGACCAGGGT carries:
- the LOC140165086 gene encoding uncharacterized protein, translating into MLENSTIKPKIWLRYVDDTFVILRKAETESFFQFINDQNPHIRFTCEPEANRHLAFLDTKITRKESGSLDVTIYRKPTHTDQYLHFNIHHPISHKLSVIRTLTHRANTAVTDPEEREKEIEHIKGALGNCGYRQWAFDLSTSRNKPPTQNSNPPEPTSDIPQPSNKTFITLPFLDGISQKLQRIFKTYGVATSFKPHTTFRKILVT